In the Euphorbia lathyris chromosome 5, ddEupLath1.1, whole genome shotgun sequence genome, one interval contains:
- the LOC136231001 gene encoding pre-mRNA-splicing factor 38, with the protein MANRTDPAAKSIRGTNPQNLVEKILRSKIYQHTYWKEQCFGLTAETLVDKAMELDHLGGTFGGNRKPTPFMCLVMKMLQIQPEKDIVVEFIKNDDYKYVRILGAFYLRLTGTDVDIYRYLEPLYNDYRKLREKLNDGKYSLTHVDEVIDELLTKDYSCDIALPRIKKRWTLESNATLEPRKSVLEDDFEEEEEKEENEQNDELDNGVDDRDYYHGRSPTRERDRDRDRDRRRDSHRYRDRDHDRDYDRDYDRDYDRERGRGRERDRDRDRDRDRDRDKDRYRVREEKDYGREREREREREGRERERRDRDRDRGRRISYSRSRSRSRDRKRHEHSDSPRRRGGDGAAEEPKKKKEKKEKKKKKDDGTDDPDPEIAEANRLRASLGLKPLK; encoded by the exons ATGGCTAATCGCACTGATCCTGCGGCTAAAAGCATTAGGGGAACCAATCCTCAGAACCTTGTCGAGAAGATTTTGAGGTCTAAGATTTACCAGCACACCTACTGGAAGGAGCAATGTTTTGGCCTAACAGCCGAGACGCTTGTCGACAAGGCTATGGAGCTCGATCATCTCGGTGGAACCTTCGGAGGCAATCGCAAACCCACTCCTTTCATGTGCTTGGTCATGAAGATGCTCCAGATCCAACCTGAGAAGGACATTGTCGTCGAGTTCATTAAAAATGACGATTATAA GTATGTGCGGATACTTGGTGCTTTTTATCTACGTCTTACTGGGACTGATGTTGATATATATCGGTACCTTGAGCCCTTATACAATGACTATCGGAAATTGAGGGAAAAATTAAATGATGGAA AATATTCTTTGACACATGTGGATGAGGTCATAGACGAACTTCTTACCAAAGATTATTCTTGTGATATTGCTCTGCCGCGTATTAAGAAAAG ATGGACTCTTGAATCAAATGCTACTCTTGAACCTAGAAAGAGTGTGTTGGAAGATGATtttgaggaagaggaagagaaagAGGAGAATGAGCAAAATGATGAACTAGACAATGGGGTTGATGATAGG GATTACTACCATGGAAGAAGCCCAACTCGAGAAAGGGATAGGGATAGGGACAGAGACAGAAGACGTGACAGTCATAGATACAG GGATCGTGACCATGATAGAGACTATGACCGAGACTATGATAGGGACTACGACAGAGAACGAGGACGGGGACGTGAGAGAGATAGGGATAGGGACAGGGACAGGGACCGAGATAGGGATAAGGATCGCTATCGTGTAAGAGAAGAGAAGGATTACGGTCGTGAAAGAGAACGCGAAAGAGAGAGGGAAGGTAGGGAACGTGAGAGACGAGACAGAGACAGAGACCGTGGAAGACGGATAAGTTATTCAAGGAGTAGAAGTAGGAGTAGGGATCGCAAGAGACACGAGCACAGCGACAGTCCTAGAAGGCGTGGTGGAGATGGAGCAGCAGAAgagccgaagaagaagaaggaaaagaaagagaagaaaaagaagaaggatgaTGGTACAGATGATCCAGATCCAGAAATTGCAGAAGCAAATAGGCTGCGTGCATCTCTTGGTCTTAAACCTCTGAAATGA